A single genomic interval of Deltaproteobacteria bacterium harbors:
- a CDS encoding translation initiation factor IF-3 — translation MSKESRINEQIHVSEVRLVGANNEQLGVVSIHDALQRARVLDLDLVEVAPGAVPPVCRIMDYGKFKYVQSKREQEARKKQTVIQVKEIKVRPKTDDHDLNVKIKHIRRFLEEGDKVKVTVRFRGRELAYASQSGFEVLKHILDSIGDLSKVESTPKMEGKTMMMVVAPTAHKKKPAGAPPPAAGQKPPEAGGGAAKQQSATPANPAEKQEGN, via the coding sequence ATCAGCAAGGAATCGAGAATCAACGAGCAGATCCATGTTTCCGAGGTGCGCCTGGTGGGCGCGAACAACGAGCAGTTGGGGGTGGTTTCGATCCACGATGCCTTGCAGAGGGCCCGGGTCCTGGACCTCGACCTGGTGGAGGTGGCGCCCGGCGCCGTTCCCCCGGTCTGCCGGATCATGGATTACGGCAAGTTCAAGTACGTGCAGAGCAAGCGTGAACAGGAAGCACGAAAGAAACAGACCGTGATCCAGGTCAAGGAGATCAAGGTAAGGCCGAAGACCGACGATCACGATCTGAACGTCAAGATCAAACACATCCGCAGGTTCCTTGAGGAAGGCGACAAGGTCAAGGTAACCGTGCGGTTCAGGGGAAGGGAACTGGCATACGCATCCCAGAGCGGTTTCGAGGTTCTGAAACACATCCTGGATTCGATCGGCGACCTTTCCAAGGTAGAGTCGACGCCCAAGATGGAGGGGAAGACGATGATGATGGTCGTCGCCCCGACGGCGCACAAGAAAAAGCCGGCAGGCGCGCCGCCCCCGGCGGCGGGGCAGAAGCCGCCGGAGGCGGGAGGCGGGGCTGCGAAGCAGCAATCGGCAACTCCCGCGAACCCGGCGGAAAAACAGGAGGGGAACTGA
- the surE gene encoding 5'/3'-nucleotidase SurE yields the protein MKRIQPIILVCNDDGVRSEGIAALADALRSIGTVYVVAPDRERSAASHALTLAHPLRIEKLENRVFAVDGTPTDCVNLGVNRILRQKKIALVASGINKGANMGDDITYSGTVSAAMEGTLLGIPSIAVSLAARSRFRFAEAADFALRVARKVLRHGLPKDTFLNVNLPNVPAAEVRGIRITRQGKRIYGNSIVEKKDPRGRKYYWIGGDIPDREDIPGSDLEAVEKNCISVTPIHLDLTNYASMRALRRWKW from the coding sequence TTGAAACGAATTCAGCCCATAATCCTTGTGTGCAACGACGACGGAGTAAGGTCGGAGGGCATCGCCGCGCTCGCGGATGCTCTGCGCTCCATCGGAACCGTCTACGTAGTCGCACCCGACCGGGAGAGAAGCGCCGCAAGCCATGCATTGACGCTGGCGCACCCCCTTCGTATCGAAAAACTGGAAAACCGCGTTTTCGCAGTGGACGGAACTCCCACCGATTGCGTGAACCTCGGCGTGAACCGGATCCTTCGACAAAAAAAGATCGCGCTCGTGGCCTCCGGCATAAACAAGGGGGCGAACATGGGGGACGACATAACGTATTCCGGGACGGTGTCAGCAGCGATGGAGGGTACTCTCCTGGGAATCCCGTCGATCGCCGTGTCGCTTGCCGCCCGCAGCAGGTTCCGTTTCGCGGAGGCCGCCGATTTCGCGCTTCGAGTCGCGCGAAAAGTGCTGCGTCACGGGCTTCCGAAGGACACCTTCCTGAACGTCAACCTGCCCAATGTGCCGGCCGCCGAGGTTCGAGGGATTCGGATCACCCGCCAGGGAAAGCGGATCTACGGCAATTCCATCGTCGAGAAGAAAGACCCGCGGGGGAGAAAATATTACTGGATCGGCGGCGACATACCGGACCGGGAAGACATTCCGGGCTCCGACCTCGAGGCCGTGGAGAAAAATTGCATCTCGGTTACGCCGATCCACCTCGATCTCACCAACTACGCTTCCATGCGCGCGCTTCGCCGCTGGAAATGGTGA
- a CDS encoding MerR family transcriptional regulator, translated as MTRPAIPDKFYFKIGEVSEILGVEPYVVRFWESEFRLTPSKNRSKHRVYNRQELDTLIEIKRLLYEERFTIEGARRKLKDALKRKTKQLDLGLEEKKRGALLQRVKKDLVKIREILKN; from the coding sequence GTGACGAGGCCCGCGATTCCGGACAAGTTTTACTTCAAAATCGGAGAGGTCAGCGAAATCCTCGGTGTAGAGCCTTATGTAGTGCGTTTCTGGGAATCGGAATTCCGCCTCACTCCCTCAAAAAACCGCTCGAAGCACCGCGTCTACAACAGGCAGGAGCTGGATACGCTTATCGAGATCAAGCGCCTTCTCTACGAAGAGAGGTTCACGATCGAAGGTGCGCGCAGGAAGTTAAAGGATGCGTTGAAGAGAAAGACGAAACAGCTCGATTTGGGACTGGAAGAGAAAAAGCGCGGCGCCCTGCTTCAACGCGTTAAGAAAGACCTCGTCAAGATCAGGGAGATACTGAAAAATTAA
- the rplT gene encoding 50S ribosomal protein L20, with amino-acid sequence MPRVKRSVHSHKKRRKVFKMVKGFRGGGGRLLRSAKESIARALRYAYRDRRTKKREIRSLWIVRVNAAARENGLSYSQFLFGLKKAGIEVDRKILADLAVNDSAGFRALADAAKAAIA; translated from the coding sequence ATGCCACGCGTAAAAAGATCCGTACACTCGCATAAGAAGCGCCGCAAGGTTTTCAAGATGGTGAAGGGATTCCGCGGGGGTGGAGGGCGCCTTCTCCGCTCGGCGAAGGAGTCGATCGCCCGGGCGCTGCGATACGCCTACCGGGACCGCAGGACGAAGAAGCGGGAAATCCGGTCCCTTTGGATAGTACGCGTCAACGCCGCGGCCCGCGAAAACGGGCTTTCATACAGCCAATTCCTTTTCGGCCTCAAAAAAGCGGGGATCGAGGTCGACCGGAAGATCCTTGCCGACCTGGCGGTGAACGACTCTGCCGGGTTCCGGGCCCTTGCCGACGCGGCGAAGGCCGCCATCGCGTGA
- the rpmI gene encoding 50S ribosomal protein L35, which produces MPKMKSNRGAKKRFSATGRGGIKHAKAGKSHILSTKSRKRKRGLRKGALVGSANEKSIRRLLPYL; this is translated from the coding sequence ATGCCCAAGATGAAATCGAACCGCGGCGCGAAGAAGCGCTTCAGCGCCACCGGAAGAGGCGGGATCAAGCACGCGAAGGCCGGCAAGAGCCACATCCTTAGCACCAAGAGCCGGAAGAGGAAGCGGGGACTGCGAAAGGGCGCGCTTGTCGGTTCGGCGAACGAGAAGTCGATCCGCCGCCTGCTGCCCTATCTTTAG
- a CDS encoding protein-L-isoaspartate(D-aspartate) O-methyltransferase, with protein MVNDRFYAIRRRMVAEQIRSRGIHDERLLDALMEIPRHFFVPPHLSERAYDDGPLPIGEGQTISQPYIVAEMTRALSLSGEEKVLEIGTGSGYQTAVLCRLAKEVVTMERIGSLQETAEKVLKELGIGNIRFLAGDGTMGCPGEAPFDRILVTAAAPRVPEPLFEQLADGGIAVIPIGGRWEQDLIRVTKDSGKARKEFLGGCRFVPLIGRFGFPE; from the coding sequence ATGGTGAACGACCGGTTCTACGCGATCAGGCGGCGCATGGTTGCGGAGCAGATCCGCTCCCGGGGTATCCATGACGAGCGTCTCCTCGACGCCTTGATGGAAATCCCCCGTCACTTCTTCGTGCCGCCGCACCTGTCCGAGCGTGCCTACGACGACGGGCCGCTTCCAATAGGTGAAGGGCAGACGATCTCCCAGCCGTACATCGTCGCGGAAATGACCAGGGCCCTCTCCCTGTCGGGCGAAGAGAAGGTGCTGGAAATCGGCACCGGTTCCGGCTACCAGACAGCCGTATTATGCCGGCTTGCGAAGGAAGTGGTCACAATGGAGAGGATAGGCTCCCTTCAGGAGACCGCTGAAAAAGTCCTCAAGGAACTTGGAATCGGGAACATCCGCTTCCTGGCCGGAGACGGCACCATGGGATGTCCCGGGGAGGCTCCGTTCGACAGGATTCTCGTCACGGCGGCCGCACCACGCGTCCCGGAGCCGCTGTTCGAACAACTTGCGGATGGCGGCATTGCGGTTATTCCCATCGGGGGACGGTGGGAGCAGGATCTGATACGTGTGACCAAGGACTCGGGCAAGGCCAGGAAGGAATTCCTCGGAGGGTGCCGGTTCGTCCCGCTCATCGGCAGGTTCGGATTTCCGGAATGA
- the pheS gene encoding phenylalanine--tRNA ligase subunit alpha: MADESGRLKELLEEGLRAISAAGNESVLLEAKGKYFGKKGAVSEILKTVAYLPADEKKRIGAAANETRKALESAFETRLEAIREKERIAKEGSGRLDVTLPGRTPAVGHRHPISRTLFDIVSVFQRLGFSVRGGPDIEKDYYNFEALNIPKDHPARDMQDTFYMDWPEMDLVLRTHTSPIQIRTMEAMKPPVRVIAPGAVYRCDSDVTHSPMFHQVEGFAVDRSITMADLKGLLTEFCRMVFGAGLPLRFRPSFFPFTEPSAEVDIRCVICRGNGCRVCKDTGWLEILGCGMIDPAVFGFVGYDPEEYTGFAFGMGVERIAMLRHGVNDIRLFFENDIRFISQF, encoded by the coding sequence TTGGCTGACGAATCCGGCCGTTTGAAGGAGCTGCTGGAAGAGGGCCTGCGCGCGATTTCCGCCGCCGGAAACGAGAGCGTCCTTCTCGAAGCGAAGGGGAAATACTTCGGCAAGAAGGGTGCGGTCTCCGAGATACTCAAGACCGTAGCCTACCTCCCGGCGGATGAAAAGAAACGGATAGGCGCCGCCGCAAACGAGACGCGAAAAGCGCTGGAATCTGCGTTCGAGACGCGCCTCGAAGCGATCCGCGAGAAGGAACGCATCGCGAAGGAAGGAAGCGGGCGGCTGGACGTGACGCTGCCGGGCAGAACCCCGGCCGTCGGCCATCGCCACCCGATATCCCGGACGCTGTTCGATATCGTTTCCGTGTTCCAGCGGCTGGGGTTTTCCGTCCGGGGCGGGCCGGACATCGAAAAGGACTACTACAACTTCGAGGCGCTCAACATCCCGAAGGACCATCCGGCCAGGGACATGCAGGACACCTTCTACATGGATTGGCCGGAGATGGACCTAGTCCTTCGCACGCACACCTCCCCCATCCAGATCAGGACGATGGAAGCGATGAAACCTCCCGTCCGCGTGATCGCGCCGGGGGCGGTGTACCGGTGCGATTCCGACGTCACACACAGCCCGATGTTCCATCAGGTGGAAGGCTTCGCGGTCGACCGCAGCATCACGATGGCGGACCTGAAGGGCCTGCTCACGGAGTTCTGCCGGATGGTGTTCGGTGCGGGGCTGCCGTTGCGGTTCCGCCCGAGCTTTTTCCCGTTCACCGAGCCGTCGGCGGAAGTCGATATCCGTTGCGTAATCTGCAGGGGAAACGGCTGCCGGGTCTGCAAGGACACGGGATGGCTCGAAATACTCGGCTGCGGGATGATCGATCCCGCCGTCTTCGGATTCGTGGGGTACGACCCGGAAGAATACACCGGGTTCGCATTCGGGATGGGCGTGGAGCGCATCGCGATGCTGCGGCACGGCGTAAACGACATACGGCTGTTTTTCGAGAACGACATCCGCTTCATTTCGCAGTTTTAG
- a CDS encoding phenylalanine--tRNA ligase subunit beta has protein sequence MKILYKWLKEFVDTRLSPAEIAEALTMAGVEVSSCRFLGEGLENVVTAKILAQGKHPDADKLSVCRVTDGAKEYPIVCGAKNMKQGDVVALARVGAKLPNGMEIRKAKIRGEVSEGMLCSEMELRISEEAAGIMILPPESELGKPIAEAIGLSDWLLEVEITPNRGDCLSVLGVAREVAAITGEKVAVPAADVVENGPSIADFATVGVTDADLCPRYSARVIADVTIAPSPGWMQRRLSLCGVRPINNIVDITNYIFLELGQPMHAFDLDRLAGRTIDVKRSGIPRSYVTLDGAAREIRPEMLLIWDGEGPVAVAGVMGGQNTEVLDSTKRVLFESAHFEPASVRWTSRRLGLSTESSYRFERGVDPGGTMYAADRAVCLLSRFATFTAAKGTYDFGGEKDFSRSVRFRPARAGRILGTECSVEECADVFRRLDFPVKDEGEGRWLVSVPPHRFDVEREIDLVEEVARITGYDRIPTTYPESGAPEFSADDRFVKMAEDASEFLRGSGFTQAINFAFVPEKEWTQHAALLGFEPPDAMRLANPISDDMTMMRPHLLMGMLHNVASNLRRFVEDVRLFETGKAYGKSLSEGHFEEPRLGFVMYGKRLPENWSGGQSAVDFFDAKAVAESLLSFLDTAPFHFVPTAAKPFLAAGKAAEILKDGDTIGWLGAVRRELSSALEIPGTVYYGEIRIEAATRSAKRDAQFRAVPKFPPVIRDIACVLSDGVPVGDVLAMVSSAAEEVESATVFDVFTGEKIGEGLKSVAIRVKIQPTDRTLTDADVNSIHTKIVKLLENRFGGKIRTS, from the coding sequence GTGAAGATCCTGTACAAATGGTTGAAGGAGTTCGTCGATACCCGGTTGTCTCCCGCCGAAATCGCGGAAGCCCTGACTATGGCCGGCGTGGAAGTTTCATCCTGCCGTTTCCTCGGGGAAGGGCTGGAAAACGTCGTTACGGCGAAAATACTGGCGCAGGGTAAACATCCCGACGCCGACAAGCTCTCGGTTTGCCGCGTCACCGACGGTGCGAAGGAATATCCCATCGTCTGCGGCGCGAAAAACATGAAGCAGGGCGACGTCGTCGCGCTTGCCCGCGTAGGAGCGAAGCTCCCGAACGGAATGGAGATAAGGAAGGCGAAAATCCGGGGGGAAGTTTCCGAGGGCATGCTCTGCTCCGAGATGGAGCTGCGGATCTCCGAGGAAGCGGCGGGGATCATGATCCTTCCGCCGGAATCGGAGCTCGGGAAGCCCATCGCCGAAGCCATCGGTCTTTCTGACTGGCTGCTGGAAGTCGAGATTACACCGAACCGCGGGGATTGCCTGAGCGTCCTCGGCGTGGCGCGGGAAGTCGCAGCGATCACAGGCGAAAAGGTCGCGGTGCCGGCTGCGGACGTCGTGGAGAACGGACCTTCCATCGCGGATTTCGCCACCGTGGGCGTGACGGACGCCGATCTCTGCCCCCGCTATTCGGCGCGTGTTATCGCCGATGTGACGATAGCGCCGTCACCCGGCTGGATGCAGCGCCGCCTCTCGCTGTGCGGCGTGCGGCCGATCAACAACATCGTGGACATCACGAACTACATATTCCTCGAGCTGGGACAGCCGATGCACGCGTTCGATCTGGACCGGCTGGCGGGGCGCACGATCGACGTCAAGCGGTCGGGAATCCCCCGCTCCTACGTCACGCTTGACGGCGCCGCGAGGGAGATCCGGCCCGAAATGCTGCTGATCTGGGACGGCGAGGGGCCGGTGGCTGTTGCAGGAGTGATGGGAGGGCAAAACACCGAGGTGCTGGACTCGACGAAGAGGGTGCTCTTCGAAAGCGCGCATTTCGAGCCCGCGTCCGTACGTTGGACCTCGAGGCGTCTCGGGTTGTCGACGGAATCCTCTTACCGGTTCGAGCGCGGCGTCGACCCGGGAGGAACGATGTACGCCGCCGACAGGGCGGTTTGCCTACTTTCCCGCTTCGCGACGTTTACCGCCGCGAAAGGCACGTACGACTTCGGAGGTGAAAAGGACTTTTCGCGGTCGGTGCGTTTTCGCCCGGCCAGGGCGGGGCGGATACTCGGAACGGAGTGCTCCGTGGAAGAATGCGCCGACGTATTCAGAAGGCTCGATTTTCCCGTGAAGGACGAAGGGGAGGGGAGATGGCTCGTATCCGTCCCTCCGCACAGGTTCGACGTCGAGCGTGAGATCGACCTCGTGGAGGAAGTGGCCCGCATAACCGGGTACGACAGGATTCCCACGACGTATCCGGAATCCGGCGCGCCGGAGTTCTCCGCGGACGACCGGTTCGTGAAGATGGCGGAGGACGCTTCCGAATTCCTGAGGGGATCGGGATTCACCCAGGCGATCAACTTCGCCTTCGTGCCGGAAAAGGAATGGACGCAGCACGCTGCCCTGTTGGGATTCGAACCACCGGATGCGATGCGGCTCGCCAACCCCATCTCGGACGACATGACCATGATGCGCCCTCACCTGCTGATGGGGATGCTGCACAATGTCGCGTCGAACCTGCGGCGTTTCGTCGAAGACGTGCGCCTGTTCGAAACCGGAAAGGCTTACGGGAAGAGCCTCTCGGAAGGCCACTTCGAAGAGCCGAGGCTCGGCTTCGTGATGTACGGGAAGCGGCTTCCGGAAAACTGGAGCGGCGGGCAGAGCGCCGTGGATTTCTTCGATGCGAAGGCCGTCGCCGAATCGCTTCTTTCGTTCCTCGATACCGCTCCCTTCCATTTCGTGCCCACGGCGGCGAAGCCGTTTCTCGCAGCCGGAAAGGCGGCGGAAATATTGAAGGATGGGGATACGATCGGCTGGCTGGGGGCCGTCCGCCGGGAGCTTTCGTCGGCGCTCGAAATCCCCGGTACGGTTTATTACGGCGAAATCAGGATTGAAGCCGCTACTCGCTCAGCGAAGCGGGATGCGCAATTCCGTGCGGTGCCGAAATTTCCACCCGTTATCCGCGATATCGCTTGCGTCCTTTCGGACGGGGTTCCCGTCGGCGACGTCCTTGCGATGGTTTCTTCCGCTGCAGAGGAAGTGGAATCGGCGACGGTTTTCGATGTGTTTACGGGGGAAAAAATCGGCGAGGGCTTGAAGAGCGTCGCGATCCGGGTGAAAATCCAGCCCACGGACAGAACCTTGACGGACGCCGACGTTAATAGTATACATACCAAGATAGTAAAATTATTGGAGAATCGCTTCGGCGGCAAAATTCGCACGTCATAA
- a CDS encoding phosphomannose isomerase type II C-terminal cupin domain, which produces MRPRKVETPGAERRPWGSFAVLADEKDHKVKRLVVLPGKRLSLQRHRFRTEHWHVLFGEGTVTKGKKEIRVEPGVSVDIPAGTFHRVMNTGTGDLVIIEVQRGEYFGEDDIERIEDDFGRA; this is translated from the coding sequence ATCCGTCCGCGAAAAGTCGAAACGCCCGGGGCGGAAAGGCGCCCGTGGGGGTCCTTCGCAGTGCTCGCCGACGAAAAAGATCACAAGGTGAAGCGGCTCGTCGTGCTGCCCGGCAAGCGGCTTAGCCTGCAGAGACACAGGTTCCGCACGGAGCATTGGCACGTGCTTTTCGGTGAAGGCACGGTGACGAAGGGGAAGAAGGAAATCCGCGTAGAGCCGGGCGTATCCGTCGACATACCGGCGGGGACGTTTCACCGCGTAATGAATACCGGAACCGGCGACCTGGTCATAATAGAGGTGCAGCGGGGGGAATACTTCGGCGAGGACGACATCGAGCGGATCGAGGACGATTTCGGCCGGGCATGA
- a CDS encoding integration host factor subunit alpha produces the protein MTKAELVEIVYEKVGGLSKKESQDIVEAIFDTMKNSLKTGEKIKISGFGNFILRDKRPRKGRNPQTGDDIQITARRVLTFRPSQILKAHINDQKS, from the coding sequence ATGACGAAGGCCGAACTGGTCGAGATCGTCTACGAGAAGGTGGGCGGGCTGTCGAAGAAGGAGTCGCAGGATATCGTGGAAGCGATTTTCGATACGATGAAGAACAGCCTGAAAACCGGGGAGAAAATAAAGATATCCGGTTTCGGCAACTTCATCCTGCGCGACAAGCGCCCGCGCAAGGGACGCAATCCGCAGACCGGAGACGACATACAGATCACGGCACGACGGGTCCTCACGTTCCGGCCCAGCCAGATCCTGAAAGCGCACATAAACGACCAGAAGTCCTGA